From the genome of uncultured Pseudodesulfovibrio sp., one region includes:
- a CDS encoding FeoB-associated Cys-rich membrane protein: protein MFDTVIVVAIVAIAAFFVGRRLYRSFTAKQSGCGCGGCGQSCGCSDIADSPGKNNCCGSR from the coding sequence ATGTTTGACACCGTCATCGTAGTGGCCATCGTCGCCATAGCGGCCTTTTTCGTGGGCCGTAGATTATACCGGTCATTCACCGCCAAGCAGTCCGGCTGCGGATGTGGCGGCTGCGGACAGTCCTGCGGATGCTCCGACATAGCAGACAGCCCGGGCAAGAATAACTGCTGCGGTTCCAGGTAA
- the feoB gene encoding ferrous iron transport protein B, translating to MGTYTIGIAGNPNCGKTTMFNALTGARQHVANWPGVTVEKKIGHINAGSDSVELVDLPGTYSLTAYTQEELVARNFLVDDRPQAIIDIMNADALERNLYLAVQIMELGVPLILGLNMMDEVRKSGKQIDSARLEELSGCAVVETVARSGKGAQELLRSTLEVAEKQTGDWKPLNISYGPDLDPVLNEMEKMISEAGFLTDKVPARWTGIKYLERDEDVIIKGRMANTMLSEKLEVMAREVAEHTQKTLNMRPDALIADYRYGFIASMIKDVVTYPASSEDRISRSDKMDKVLTHRVLGPLIMLGIVYLIYEITFAVGEIPMGWLESLFGLLGDTATNVLPEGHLQSLIVSGIIDGVGGVLGFVPLIMFMFLMISALEDSGYIARMAYMLDRIFKVFGLHGTSVLPFIVSGGIAGGCAVPGVMATRTLRSPKEKLATLFVAPYMTCGAKVPVFLMLAAAFFPENSATIMLVITLSAWAMALLVARLLRSTVIKGESTPFVMELPPYRMPTLRGVLIHTWERTWEYAKKAGTVILGISILLWAMMTFPELPADRLAQYEAQRAAAQTEEQVTTIDNAEAEEAVRNTIAGRIGTALEPITELAGFNWRVNIALTGGFAAKEVIVSTLGTAYSLGEVDAEEAQPLSDRLVADPAFTTATAIALIIFTMLYAPCFVTVVTMARESSWRWAAFSVVGSTGLAFVMAILAYNVSKAFL from the coding sequence ATGGGTACATACACCATCGGCATCGCAGGCAACCCGAACTGCGGTAAAACCACCATGTTCAACGCCCTGACCGGGGCGCGCCAACACGTGGCCAACTGGCCCGGCGTGACCGTCGAAAAGAAAATCGGCCACATCAACGCCGGTTCCGATTCCGTGGAACTCGTTGATCTGCCGGGGACCTACTCCCTGACCGCCTACACCCAGGAAGAGCTGGTCGCCCGGAACTTCCTGGTGGATGACCGCCCCCAGGCGATCATAGACATCATGAACGCCGATGCCCTGGAACGAAACCTGTATCTGGCCGTTCAGATCATGGAACTTGGCGTCCCGCTCATTCTCGGCCTGAACATGATGGACGAGGTGCGTAAATCCGGCAAACAGATCGACAGCGCGCGCCTGGAAGAATTGTCCGGATGCGCCGTGGTCGAGACCGTGGCCCGTTCCGGAAAAGGGGCACAGGAACTGCTGCGCTCCACCCTGGAAGTTGCCGAGAAACAGACCGGCGACTGGAAGCCCCTGAACATCTCCTACGGCCCGGATCTGGACCCGGTCCTGAACGAGATGGAAAAAATGATCAGCGAGGCCGGATTCCTGACCGACAAGGTCCCCGCCCGCTGGACCGGCATCAAATATCTGGAGCGTGACGAAGACGTCATCATAAAGGGGCGCATGGCCAACACCATGCTGTCCGAGAAGCTCGAAGTCATGGCCCGCGAAGTGGCCGAGCACACCCAGAAGACGCTGAACATGCGTCCCGACGCGCTCATCGCCGACTACCGCTACGGCTTCATCGCTTCCATGATCAAGGACGTGGTCACCTACCCCGCCTCCAGCGAGGACCGCATCAGCCGCTCCGACAAGATGGACAAGGTCCTGACCCATAGGGTCCTGGGGCCGCTGATCATGCTTGGGATCGTCTACCTCATTTATGAAATCACCTTTGCCGTGGGAGAAATTCCCATGGGCTGGCTGGAATCCCTTTTCGGTCTGCTGGGCGATACGGCCACCAACGTGCTGCCCGAAGGCCACCTGCAATCGCTCATCGTCTCAGGTATCATCGACGGCGTAGGCGGCGTGCTCGGCTTCGTCCCCCTGATCATGTTCATGTTCCTGATGATCTCCGCTCTGGAGGACTCCGGCTACATCGCCCGCATGGCCTACATGCTCGACCGCATCTTCAAGGTCTTCGGCCTGCACGGCACCTCGGTGCTGCCGTTCATCGTGTCCGGCGGCATCGCCGGCGGCTGCGCCGTTCCCGGTGTCATGGCCACCCGCACCCTGCGCTCGCCCAAGGAAAAACTGGCCACCCTGTTCGTCGCCCCCTACATGACCTGCGGTGCCAAGGTGCCCGTCTTCCTCATGCTGGCCGCCGCCTTCTTCCCCGAGAACTCGGCCACGATCATGCTGGTCATCACCCTGTCCGCCTGGGCCATGGCCCTGCTTGTTGCCCGACTTCTGCGCTCCACGGTCATCAAGGGCGAATCCACACCGTTCGTCATGGAGCTGCCCCCCTACCGCATGCCCACGCTTCGCGGTGTGCTCATCCACACCTGGGAACGCACCTGGGAATATGCCAAGAAGGCCGGTACCGTGATCCTGGGCATCTCCATCCTGCTCTGGGCCATGATGACCTTCCCGGAGTTGCCCGCCGACCGTCTGGCCCAGTACGAGGCCCAGCGCGCCGCGGCCCAGACCGAAGAACAGGTCACGACTATCGACAACGCCGAGGCCGAGGAAGCCGTCCGCAACACCATCGCCGGCCGTATCGGCACCGCTCTGGAGCCGATCACCGAACTGGCTGGCTTCAACTGGCGGGTGAACATCGCCCTGACCGGCGGCTTCGCGGCCAAGGAAGTCATCGTCTCCACCCTGGGTACGGCTTACTCCCTGGGCGAAGTGGACGCCGAAGAGGCCCAGCCCCTGTCCGACCGCTTAGTCGCGGACCCGGCCTTCACCACGGCAACGGCCATCGCCCTGATCATCTTCACTATGCTCTACGCGCCCTGCTTCGTCACCGTGGTGACCATGGCACGCGAATCGAGCTGGCGCTGGGCAGCCTTCAGCGTGGTCGGGTCCACCGGCCTGGCCTTTGTCATGGCAATTCTCGCCTACAACGTATCCAAGGCTTTCCTGTAA
- a CDS encoding surface carbohydrate biosynthesis protein — translation MLCAIPLEIAVRELNGMLYQSLHLAAKGMPTLIGERMVNEYVVGCGRPVLYFDSDQSVGINEAILKDNGVVFNVNPEGMHIAQEQQTLDNFTRIAHCVSLICTWGDHQVQDLKSVFPEEVHDRILATGYPPFDLVQPRFKPLHENPAIIEKHGRDYVLINTSFAYANNIMGFDRYMKMLSKMEEWKIYADPEYRAIQQGIHDHQKLMLDAVIDLAKKLSAYFPDRHIVIRPHPGEDSSFYSDNLAGLENVFVEKSGTAREWIASAGFVIHHDCTTGMEALLMGCPVIQYRPHYNKRAMAPIMPSLGVKTVTPEEVADVIRSGDMPEQMRKEQLEILAPYLANNTESAAQAIAGLAETYGKGHETWLPEPLGMWENAKCWRKYASKLIRARQPGRNGRKVRYALNKFPRISLEKVNGILEELRRCEPDLPQVSVRQLCLNTFLISPRD, via the coding sequence ATGCTGTGCGCCATTCCGCTCGAAATTGCCGTCAGGGAACTGAACGGCATGCTATACCAGTCTCTGCATCTGGCCGCCAAAGGCATGCCCACCCTGATCGGCGAACGCATGGTCAACGAATATGTGGTGGGCTGCGGCAGGCCGGTGCTCTACTTTGACAGCGATCAGTCGGTGGGGATCAACGAAGCCATCCTCAAGGACAACGGCGTCGTCTTCAACGTCAATCCCGAAGGGATGCATATTGCCCAGGAACAACAGACCCTGGACAACTTCACCCGTATCGCCCACTGCGTCTCTCTCATCTGCACCTGGGGAGATCACCAGGTCCAGGACCTGAAATCCGTTTTCCCGGAAGAGGTCCACGACCGTATTTTGGCGACGGGATACCCGCCCTTCGATCTGGTCCAGCCCAGGTTCAAGCCCCTGCACGAGAACCCGGCCATCATTGAAAAACACGGCCGGGACTACGTGCTCATCAACACCAGCTTTGCCTATGCCAACAACATCATGGGCTTTGATCGGTACATGAAGATGCTCTCCAAAATGGAGGAGTGGAAAATCTATGCCGATCCTGAATACCGGGCCATCCAGCAGGGCATTCATGACCATCAGAAACTGATGCTTGATGCGGTGATAGACCTCGCGAAGAAACTCTCGGCCTATTTCCCAGATCGGCACATAGTCATACGCCCGCACCCCGGAGAAGACAGTTCCTTCTATTCCGACAACCTGGCCGGGCTCGAAAATGTCTTTGTGGAAAAGAGCGGCACCGCGCGGGAATGGATCGCCTCGGCAGGCTTCGTCATCCATCACGACTGCACTACCGGAATGGAGGCCCTGCTCATGGGCTGCCCGGTCATTCAATACCGGCCCCATTACAACAAACGCGCCATGGCTCCCATAATGCCTTCCCTGGGAGTCAAGACCGTTACCCCGGAAGAAGTGGCCGATGTCATCCGCTCCGGCGATATGCCCGAACAAATGCGCAAGGAGCAACTTGAGATTCTCGCTCCCTACCTTGCCAACAACACCGAGAGTGCGGCGCAGGCCATAGCCGGGCTGGCCGAAACATACGGAAAGGGCCATGAAACATGGCTACCCGAGCCCTTGGGGATGTGGGAGAACGCCAAGTGCTGGCGTAAGTACGCAAGCAAGCTTATCCGTGCGCGCCAACCAGGCAGGAACGGACGCAAGGTGCGCTACGCACTCAACAAATTCCCCAGAATATCTTTGGAAAAAGTCAACGGGATACTGGAAGAGCTCAGACGGTGTGAACCGGATTTACCGCAGGTCTCGGTGCGGCAACTCTGCCTGAACACCTTCCTCATTTCGCCCCGCGATTGA
- a CDS encoding 2-amino-3,7-dideoxy-D-threo-hept-6-ulosonate synthase, whose amino-acid sequence MHLGKAIRMERIMNRNNGRTIVVPLDHGVTVGPIYGIVDLRETVDQVAEGGANAVLMHKGIPRCSHRAGGKDIGLIIHLSASTSLSPHPNAKTMVGSVTDAIKLGADAVSIHVNLGDETEPQMLSDLGALCSEANEWGMPVLAMMYARGPKIKDEYDPQVVAHCARVGVELGADIVKVNYTGDTESFARVVEGCCVPVVIAGGPRLESERDLVQMVHDSIQAGGSGLSVGRNIFQHPNPAKIVAALNKVVHEDWTVDAAMELL is encoded by the coding sequence ATGCATCTCGGAAAAGCCATTCGGATGGAACGCATCATGAACCGCAACAACGGCCGGACCATCGTTGTCCCTCTGGACCACGGCGTTACCGTGGGCCCCATCTATGGCATCGTGGACCTTCGCGAGACCGTTGACCAGGTAGCCGAGGGCGGAGCCAACGCCGTGCTCATGCACAAGGGCATCCCCCGCTGTTCCCACCGCGCGGGCGGCAAGGACATCGGCCTTATCATCCACCTTTCCGCCTCCACCTCCCTTTCCCCGCACCCCAACGCCAAGACCATGGTCGGCTCTGTCACCGACGCCATCAAGCTCGGCGCGGACGCCGTGTCCATTCACGTCAACCTCGGCGACGAGACCGAACCGCAGATGCTCTCCGATCTGGGCGCGCTCTGCTCCGAAGCGAATGAATGGGGCATGCCCGTACTGGCCATGATGTACGCGCGCGGCCCCAAGATCAAAGATGAATACGATCCGCAGGTTGTGGCCCACTGCGCCCGCGTGGGCGTGGAACTCGGCGCGGACATCGTCAAGGTCAACTACACCGGCGACACCGAATCCTTCGCGCGCGTTGTCGAAGGCTGCTGCGTCCCCGTGGTCATCGCCGGCGGCCCAAGACTTGAAAGCGAACGCGACCTGGTTCAGATGGTTCACGATTCCATCCAGGCGGGCGGCAGCGGCCTGTCCGTAGGACGCAACATCTTCCAGCATCCCAACCCGGCCAAGATCGTGGCCGCCCTCAACAAGGTAGTCCACGAAGACTGGACCGTCGACGCCGCCATGGAACTGCTGTAA
- a CDS encoding nucleoside recognition domain-containing protein, whose translation MQFIPTVFQLIKNIFRETVDACLQLFKVMIPILILVKILQEFGLIKYLAWPLEPVMGLLGLPAEMGLVWATTLINNIYTGMIVLGSFTGNAAPMTGAQATVLGVLMLLAHGLPIETAIADRTGARFPFQCFMRLAGAFVLAWLLHVIYSTTGTLTGPAPMLFQNDASAGTGSIAAWALGQVRNLGSIFCIIFTLITIMRVLQAIGVIDLMNRILRPVLNFIGIGPKASAITVIGLTMGLSYGGGLIINEARNGKLSKEDIFYSLTFMGLCHSLIEDTLLIILIGGHLSGVLWGRLIFAVLAMAVIVQIVRRIPERARTACLWTEK comes from the coding sequence ATGCAGTTCATCCCTACCGTTTTTCAGCTCATCAAAAATATCTTCCGCGAGACCGTGGACGCTTGCCTGCAATTGTTCAAGGTCATGATTCCGATACTCATCCTGGTCAAGATCCTCCAGGAATTCGGACTGATCAAGTACCTGGCATGGCCGCTGGAACCGGTCATGGGCCTACTCGGACTGCCCGCGGAAATGGGACTCGTCTGGGCCACCACCCTGATCAACAACATATACACCGGCATGATCGTTCTGGGCTCATTCACCGGTAACGCCGCCCCCATGACCGGGGCCCAGGCGACGGTACTGGGGGTGCTCATGCTCCTGGCACACGGGCTGCCCATCGAGACCGCCATTGCCGACCGTACCGGTGCCCGGTTCCCGTTCCAATGTTTCATGCGCCTGGCCGGAGCCTTTGTTCTGGCCTGGCTGCTGCACGTGATCTACTCGACCACCGGCACGCTGACCGGTCCGGCCCCCATGCTCTTTCAGAACGACGCATCCGCGGGGACCGGTTCCATCGCGGCATGGGCTCTGGGCCAGGTCCGCAACCTGGGTTCCATCTTCTGCATCATCTTCACCCTGATCACCATCATGCGCGTACTCCAGGCCATTGGAGTCATCGACCTGATGAACCGCATTCTACGGCCCGTGCTCAATTTTATCGGCATCGGCCCCAAGGCCTCGGCCATCACCGTCATCGGCCTGACCATGGGACTTTCCTACGGCGGCGGGCTGATCATCAACGAGGCACGCAACGGGAAGCTGAGCAAGGAGGATATCTTCTACTCCCTGACCTTCATGGGCTTGTGCCACTCGCTCATCGAAGATACCCTGCTGATCATACTTATCGGCGGGCACCTGAGCGGCGTGCTCTGGGGACGGCTTATTTTCGCCGTGCTGGCCATGGCCGTCATTGTCCAGATAGTCCGCCGCATACCCGAACGGGCCAGGACAGCCTGCCTGTGGACTGAAAAATAA
- a CDS encoding N-acetyl sugar amidotransferase, with the protein MKPLFKKQPSGFPIADNQLPNLPREVTFCTNCVTSNQRPRITFDEEGVCSACRYAEIKETLNWDEREQELVELLNRHRSKDGSYDCIVPSSGGKDSAYVAYMLKHQYDMHPLTVTWTPFMYTDIGRRNYEQFVHSGYDNLFCMPDGIIHRKLSRIALECNGDAWDPFAWGQKAFAMQIAHRFNIPLVFYGENGELEYGGSLHALNKACEDIRDWKDLYFRGNGVDELAEIGKECGVFEKDELLPHSLDIYKAPSPETVEKLGLEMHWFSYYKKWIPQENYYCAVEHSGFETNPERSEGTYTKYASLDDKTDGFHFWFGYLKFGMGRTTRDASMEVRSKHITRDEAVALVHRYDGEFPQKYFTEFLDYLDMDVAHFWQIADHFRTPHLWEKDGTEWKLKYMVEDL; encoded by the coding sequence ATGAAACCACTTTTCAAGAAACAGCCGTCCGGGTTCCCCATTGCGGACAATCAGCTTCCCAACCTCCCGCGCGAGGTTACATTCTGCACCAATTGCGTGACGTCCAACCAGCGTCCCCGCATCACCTTTGATGAAGAGGGCGTCTGCTCCGCCTGCCGCTACGCGGAAATCAAGGAGACGCTGAACTGGGATGAACGGGAACAGGAGCTGGTTGAACTGCTGAACCGACACCGTTCAAAAGACGGCAGCTATGACTGCATCGTCCCTTCCAGCGGAGGAAAGGATTCGGCCTACGTGGCCTACATGCTCAAGCACCAGTACGACATGCACCCGCTGACCGTTACCTGGACGCCGTTCATGTACACGGACATCGGCCGCCGCAATTACGAGCAGTTTGTGCATTCCGGCTACGACAACCTTTTCTGCATGCCTGACGGCATCATCCACCGGAAGCTTTCGCGCATCGCCTTGGAATGCAATGGCGACGCATGGGATCCCTTCGCCTGGGGACAGAAGGCCTTTGCCATGCAAATCGCCCACCGCTTCAACATCCCGCTGGTCTTCTACGGAGAGAACGGCGAATTGGAGTACGGCGGCAGCCTTCATGCCCTGAACAAGGCCTGCGAGGACATTCGCGACTGGAAGGACCTTTACTTCCGGGGCAACGGCGTGGACGAGCTTGCCGAAATCGGCAAGGAGTGCGGAGTGTTCGAAAAAGACGAACTGCTCCCCCACTCTCTCGACATCTACAAGGCCCCCTCGCCCGAAACCGTTGAAAAGCTCGGCCTGGAAATGCACTGGTTCTCCTATTACAAGAAGTGGATTCCCCAGGAGAACTACTACTGCGCTGTCGAGCATTCCGGTTTCGAGACCAATCCCGAACGCAGCGAGGGGACATACACCAAGTACGCCAGCCTCGACGACAAGACCGACGGATTTCACTTCTGGTTCGGCTACCTCAAGTTCGGCATGGGCAGAACCACTCGCGACGCCTCCATGGAAGTGCGAAGCAAACACATCACCCGCGATGAAGCCGTGGCTCTGGTGCACCGTTACGACGGTGAATTCCCGCAAAAGTACTTCACGGAATTCCTGGACTACCTGGATATGGATGTCGCCCATTTCTGGCAAATCGCAGACCACTTCCGTACTCCCCACCTTTGGGAAAAAGACGGTACCGAGTGGAAACTCAAATATATGGTCGAAGACCTATAG
- a CDS encoding FeoA family protein: protein MAQDMCLRKAKVNQKLKIRTVSADGELGRRIRDLGLIPGTEVTVIGKAPLRDPVALRLRDFTLTLRNSEADHITVTPLED, encoded by the coding sequence ATGGCTCAAGACATGTGTTTACGCAAAGCCAAGGTCAACCAGAAACTGAAAATCAGAACGGTCAGCGCCGATGGCGAACTTGGCCGACGCATCCGCGACCTGGGGCTGATTCCCGGCACCGAGGTCACGGTCATCGGCAAGGCCCCTTTGCGCGACCCCGTGGCTCTCAGGCTCCGCGACTTCACCCTGACCTTGCGCAACAGCGAGGCTGACCATATTACCGTCACCCCACTGGAGGACTAA
- a CDS encoding RidA family protein has protein sequence MSDIQLIHTDKAPAAVGPYSQATAVNGTLYVSGQLGIVPSEGKLAEGFKAQTRQALENLKAILEEAGSSLNKVMAVDVFIMDMDRFADLNAIYAEYFSDHKPARAAVQVAALPLGGLVEFKCVAVID, from the coding sequence ATGTCCGACATTCAGCTCATCCACACCGACAAGGCCCCGGCCGCCGTGGGCCCCTATTCCCAGGCCACGGCCGTTAACGGCACCCTGTACGTTTCCGGCCAGCTCGGCATTGTCCCGTCCGAAGGCAAGCTGGCAGAAGGCTTCAAGGCCCAGACCCGCCAGGCCCTGGAAAATCTCAAGGCGATCCTCGAAGAGGCTGGTTCCTCCCTGAACAAGGTCATGGCCGTGGACGTGTTCATCATGGACATGGACCGTTTCGCCGACCTGAACGCGATCTACGCCGAGTACTTCTCCGACCACAAACCCGCGCGCGCCGCCGTGCAGGTGGCCGCACTGCCTCTGGGCGGGCTGGTCGAATTCAAATGCGTGGCCGTGATCGACTAA
- a CDS encoding murein transglycosylase domain-containing protein produces the protein MTRIIILLLMACMAGSCSRYDAVRIARAAATGNPAAAAEALARDKAISYATNPAAIGNDLKNFKELLETFVKAVTGVWGEDDARLPAPKQYVKYTDNYLSRASVDFDTGVIVVETVADKEPLKSLRNAIITTLLTPGDPRAVDLYSAKTIKLGDTPFLLGEVKDADGKNIRWEWRAGRYADHLIEHDLTTRSVKGKTARSVTFHMVKDHLSVRAAKYRELVQGTASRFEISPNLVYAIMMVESDFNPFAVSSASAVGLMQVVPSTAGSDVYRFLHGKTGQPSRKDLFEPPTNITYGTAYLHLLDSRFLGDIANPVSREYCVIAGYNGGAGGVLKTFDRDKGRAARKINALQPAEVYDKLRKDLPFAETRRYLGKVLEAKKQFVNF, from the coding sequence ATGACACGGATAATCATTCTCCTGCTGATGGCCTGCATGGCTGGGTCCTGCTCACGGTATGACGCGGTGCGCATCGCCCGGGCCGCGGCAACAGGCAATCCGGCGGCGGCAGCCGAAGCTCTGGCCCGGGACAAGGCCATCAGCTATGCCACCAACCCGGCAGCCATCGGCAACGACCTGAAGAATTTCAAAGAACTCCTGGAAACCTTCGTCAAGGCGGTGACCGGAGTCTGGGGCGAGGATGACGCGCGGCTGCCCGCGCCCAAGCAGTACGTCAAATACACCGACAACTACCTCTCCCGAGCCAGTGTGGACTTCGACACCGGCGTGATCGTAGTCGAAACCGTGGCCGACAAGGAACCGCTCAAAAGCCTCCGCAACGCCATCATTACCACCCTGCTTACCCCTGGCGATCCGCGCGCCGTAGACCTGTACTCGGCCAAGACCATCAAGCTCGGAGATACCCCGTTCCTGCTCGGCGAGGTCAAGGACGCGGACGGCAAGAACATCCGCTGGGAGTGGCGTGCAGGCCGGTACGCCGATCATCTCATCGAACACGATCTCACGACGCGCTCGGTCAAGGGCAAGACCGCCCGGTCCGTGACCTTCCACATGGTCAAGGACCACCTCTCGGTGCGCGCGGCAAAATATCGTGAACTGGTGCAGGGTACTGCCAGCCGCTTTGAAATCAGCCCGAATCTGGTTTACGCGATCATGATGGTGGAATCGGACTTCAACCCGTTTGCCGTCAGTTCGGCCTCGGCCGTGGGACTGATGCAGGTGGTTCCTTCCACGGCGGGCAGCGACGTGTACCGGTTCCTCCACGGCAAGACCGGGCAGCCCTCGCGCAAGGATCTGTTCGAACCGCCGACCAATATCACCTATGGGACGGCCTACCTGCATCTGCTCGACAGCCGATTTCTGGGTGACATCGCCAATCCCGTTTCAAGAGAATACTGCGTCATCGCCGGGTACAACGGCGGGGCTGGCGGTGTGCTCAAGACCTTTGACCGGGACAAGGGGCGTGCCGCCCGAAAGATCAACGCCCTGCAACCTGCCGAGGTGTATGACAAGCTGCGAAAGGACCTTCCTTTTGCCGAAACACGGCGCTATCTTGGCAAGGTTCTTGAAGCCAAGAAGCAGTTCGTCAACTTCTAG
- a CDS encoding glycosyltransferase, with protein sequence MHIAFVNSTRKWGGVKTWTVDYARELLARGHHVSAHVRQDVFLDRLREEGVDAHKAGFGFDFNPVSIVRLMAAFSRNRPDVVICNIKKDMNIGGMAAKLLGIPVIQRVGMPRDMEDDKGVAFLLKTIRPWMLCPSRSVAAGIRRYMPYFPEERIKVIHNAKRPAERITPVRTGPLRLVSTSQVNQEKGHEFVLEALESFPAGSFRYDVVGTGKYLETLRERHAALAERGDLVWHGFSVDVASHLAESDIFLLPSMSEGMPNALLEAMSAGLIPVTRDIGGVREIWPDAFDWLMLPTESGAEAVRVVLAKLLDMDRTQLDALKEASLETCRSTFNLPKKIDEFERWVRDEVVGG encoded by the coding sequence ATGCACATCGCCTTCGTCAATTCCACCCGCAAATGGGGCGGGGTCAAAACGTGGACCGTGGACTATGCCAGAGAGCTCCTGGCCCGCGGGCACCATGTCAGCGCTCATGTCCGCCAGGACGTGTTCCTTGACCGCCTTCGCGAGGAGGGCGTGGACGCGCACAAGGCGGGGTTCGGGTTCGACTTCAACCCCGTGTCCATTGTTCGCCTGATGGCGGCCTTTTCGCGCAATCGACCCGATGTGGTCATCTGCAATATCAAGAAGGACATGAACATCGGCGGCATGGCCGCCAAACTGCTGGGTATTCCCGTGATTCAGCGGGTGGGCATGCCGCGCGACATGGAAGACGACAAAGGGGTGGCCTTCCTGCTCAAGACCATTCGGCCGTGGATGCTTTGTCCGAGCCGAAGCGTGGCTGCAGGCATCCGCCGCTACATGCCGTATTTTCCCGAGGAGCGCATCAAGGTCATCCACAATGCCAAGCGTCCTGCCGAGCGTATCACTCCGGTGCGGACCGGCCCGCTCCGGCTGGTTTCAACCAGTCAGGTGAATCAGGAAAAGGGGCACGAATTCGTCCTGGAAGCCCTGGAGAGTTTTCCGGCAGGGTCCTTCCGTTATGATGTGGTGGGCACGGGCAAATATCTGGAGACGCTGCGTGAGCGGCATGCGGCCCTGGCCGAACGGGGTGATCTGGTCTGGCACGGCTTTTCCGTGGATGTGGCAAGCCATCTGGCCGAGTCCGACATTTTTCTGCTGCCGTCCATGAGCGAAGGTATGCCCAACGCGCTCCTTGAAGCCATGTCCGCCGGGCTCATTCCGGTGACACGGGACATCGGCGGCGTGCGTGAGATATGGCCCGACGCCTTCGACTGGCTGATGCTGCCCACCGAGAGCGGTGCCGAAGCCGTTCGCGTTGTCCTGGCCAAACTCCTGGATATGGACCGTACGCAACTTGACGCGCTCAAGGAGGCGAGCCTTGAGACCTGCCGGTCCACCTTCAACCTGCCCAAAAAGATTGATGAGTTCGAGCGCTGGGTGCGCGACGAGGTCGTTGGCGGCTAA
- a CDS encoding Hpt domain-containing protein: MPEYPEVERIPSDLEELLDRFFDVSRQDLEQMRNALHVGDFETLVRLGHTARGTGSGYGFKGMGRIGHEIEQAALNRDPDALEKHMDTLARYLDTVRVEFDS; encoded by the coding sequence ATGCCCGAGTACCCGGAGGTCGAGCGGATACCGTCCGATCTGGAAGAATTGCTGGATCGGTTTTTTGATGTCTCTCGACAGGATCTCGAACAGATGCGCAACGCGCTGCACGTAGGCGATTTCGAGACCCTGGTCCGCCTGGGGCATACGGCACGCGGCACGGGCAGCGGGTATGGATTCAAGGGCATGGGCAGGATTGGTCACGAGATAGAGCAGGCAGCTCTCAACCGCGATCCGGACGCCCTGGAAAAACATATGGACACCCTGGCCCGCTACCTGGACACCGTCCGGGTCGAATTCGACAGCTAG